The following coding sequences are from one Mycoplasma mycoides subsp. capri window:
- the whiA gene encoding DNA-binding protein WhiA, translating into MSFALEVKEEIVMHSFNDEQKLAYLSGFIRYSSDIIFSNNTSKIRFSTISNKIARTLLSFCRHIFDGQVEISIIQSQVLKKHKSFVLTLIGDTNKFLQKLRIYDQNNQKVYGFKVSSEIKDKTSILRAYIAGIFTAIGSVNSPKTSNYHLDLQFKNKIDANYFIDLTNDLGFEFKLLERNANRFICYIKKSIMVSDFLKLIDASNSVMQFENERISRDVYNSINRVNNFDISNQTKTLVTGQKQIQTINYLKQTNQFHLLSKKAQVLANLRLEYPDYSYNELVEEMKKVGYEITKSGISNLFKTIEKLG; encoded by the coding sequence ATGTCATTTGCTTTAGAAGTAAAAGAAGAAATTGTAATGCATAGTTTTAATGATGAACAAAAACTAGCTTATCTTTCAGGTTTTATTAGATATAGCTCTGATATAATTTTTTCTAATAATACTTCTAAAATTAGATTTTCAACAATTAGTAATAAAATAGCTAGAACCTTATTAAGTTTTTGTAGACATATTTTTGATGGACAAGTAGAAATTTCTATTATTCAGTCTCAAGTACTAAAAAAACATAAAAGTTTTGTTTTGACTTTGATTGGAGACACAAATAAGTTTTTACAAAAACTAAGAATTTATGATCAAAATAATCAAAAAGTATATGGTTTTAAAGTAAGTAGTGAAATTAAAGATAAAACTTCAATACTAAGAGCATATATAGCTGGAATATTTACAGCAATTGGTTCTGTTAACTCACCAAAAACTAGTAATTATCATTTAGATTTACAGTTTAAAAATAAAATTGATGCTAATTATTTTATTGATTTAACTAATGATTTAGGTTTTGAATTTAAGTTATTAGAAAGAAATGCTAATCGCTTTATTTGTTATATTAAAAAATCAATTATGGTATCTGATTTTTTAAAATTAATTGATGCATCTAATTCAGTAATGCAATTTGAAAATGAACGTATATCTAGAGATGTTTATAATAGTATAAATAGAGTTAATAATTTTGATATTTCAAATCAAACAAAAACTTTAGTTACTGGTCAAAAACAGATACAAACTATTAATTATTTAAAACAGACAAATCAATTTCACTTATTAAGTAAAAAGGCTCAAGTTTTAGCTAACTTAAGATTAGAATATCCTGATTATTCTTATAATGAACTAGTTGAAGAAATGAAAAAAGTAGGATATGAAATTACAAAATCAGGAATTAGCAACTTATTTAAAACAATAGAAAAATTAGGATAA
- a CDS encoding lipoprotein, with product MKKLLTIFSSISLITMTSATAIACSNNNKKEDKQSATTETTDNKESKEMDKNQTSSSTSTNMNNNQSPNPSATTSMSTQPKNEAFWKEEPLIFSEADYVSEYFKRKEHIAKTSELILENSEKIKGRMQNSTSETTNRDPLAETQDLILENSNSLMNSTR from the coding sequence ATGAAAAAATTATTAACTATTTTTAGTTCAATAAGTTTAATTACAATGACAAGCGCAACTGCTATAGCTTGTTCAAATAATAATAAAAAAGAAGATAAACAATCTGCTACAACAGAAACTACTGATAATAAAGAATCTAAAGAAATGGATAAGAATCAAACTTCTAGTTCAACTTCTACAAACATGAATAATAATCAAAGTCCTAATCCATCAGCAACAACTAGTATGTCAACACAACCTAAAAATGAAGCTTTTTGAAAAGAAGAACCTTTAATTTTTTCAGAAGCAGACTATGTAAGTGAATATTTTAAAAGAAAAGAACATATTGCAAAAACTTCAGAATTAATTTTAGAGAATTCAGAAAAAATAAAAGGAAGAATGCAAAATTCCACATCAGAAACTACTAATCGTGATCCACTAGCTGAAACTCAAGATTTAATTTTAGAAAACAGCAATAGTTTAATGAATTCTACAAGATAA